The Henckelia pumila isolate YLH828 chromosome 2, ASM3356847v2, whole genome shotgun sequence genome includes a window with the following:
- the LOC140885452 gene encoding probable CoA ligase CCL7 — MSTPLIHGKDGIYTSPRDPISLPKDPTVSMISFLFRDIAAISKIPALVDAETGYTLTFSDLRTQVFKLSQALLNLNISKNDVVLILSPNSILFPVCFFAIVNIGAIAATANPQYTVNELAKQVLDVNPRLIITIHEHYDKIKNFGLPCVILSPKTSTFVDRKANSPIWYYQELIKSDDTPEVLTWPLVLQTDAAAILFSSGTTGSSKGVVLTHRNFISSALMSTSDQDTFNDPKNVFLCFLPMFHVFGLSTILYAQLQRGNTVVVMARYEIEKVLMAIETYKVTHLYVAPPVIVAFVKQSEIVKMHDVSCLREIGIGAAPLGKDVMEECAKVFPQAAVYQGYGMTETCGAISIESRKAKTSRPSGSTGVLDPGVEARIIDTHTMKPLPPSKTGEIHIRGSNVMQGYFKNEKATNETIDDQGWLHTGDLGYFDEEGQLFVVDRIKELIKCKGFQVAPAELEELLLSHPKIKDAAVIGLADAEAGEVPIAYVVPSFINSLTEEEVKNFIAKQVAPFKRLRTVIFVDDIPKSASGKILRRELRQKLMSKL; from the exons ATGTCAACACCTTTGATCCATGGCAAAGATGGAATTTACACATCCCCAAGGGATCCCATTTCCCTACCCAAAGATCCCACAGTGTCCATGATCTCATTCCTCTTCAGAGATATAGCTGCGATTTCGAAAATACCGGCACTTGTTGATGCTGAAACAGGCTATACTTTGACATTTTCTGATCTCAGAACACAAGTTTTCAAGCTCTCACAAGCCCTTCTGAATCTCAACATCTCCAAGAATGATGTAGTTCTAATATTGTCCCCAAATTCGATCCTATTCCCCGTCTGTTTCTTCGCAATCGTGAACATTGGTGCCATAGCAGCCACTGCTAATCCACAGTACACAGTCAATGAGCTCGCCAAACAAGTCCTTGACGTGAACCCGAGACTTATCATCACAATTCATGAACACTATGATAAGATCAAGAATTTCGGGCTTCCTTGTGTTATCTTAAGTCCCAAGACTTCAACTTTCGTTGACAGGAAAGCTAATAGCCCAATCTGGTATTACCAAGAGCTGATCAAATCTGATGATACACCAGAAGTACTAACATGGCCTTTGGTTTTACAAACCGATGCTGCAGCCATCTTGTTTTCGTCCGGCACCACAGGATCGAGCAAAGGTGTCGTTCTAACACACAGGAACTTCATCTCCTCGGCCTTGATGAGTACATCAGATCAAGATACGTTTAACGATCCAAAGAACGTGTTTTTGTGCTTTCTCCCTATGTTTCACGTGTTTGGCTTGTCGACTATACTATATGCACAGCTGCAGAGAGGTAATACGGTGGTGGTTATGGCACGTTATGAAATCGAGAAAGTGTTGATGGCTATAGAGACATATAAGGTGACACACTTGTATGTTGCGCCCCCGGTGATTGTAGCTTTTGTTAAACAGAGTGAGATCGTGAAGATGCACGACGTTTCGTGCTTAAGAGAGATCGGTATAGGTGCTGCACCTTTGGGAAAGGATGTGATGGAAGAGTGTGCTAAAGTTTTCCCACAAGCCGCTGTATATCAG GGCTATGGCATGACAGAAACATGTGGGGCTATTTCAATAGAGAGCCGAAAAGCCAAGACTTCTCGCCCCTCCGGTTCCACCGGAGTTCTTGATCCAGGAGTTGAAGCTCGGATAATCGATACACACACAATGAAACCTCTCCCACCTTCCAAGACAGGGGAAATTCATATTCGTGGGTCGAATGTGATGCAAG GTTATTTCAAGAACGAAAAGGCGACAAACGAAACTATAGATGATCAAGGTTGGTTACATACGGGAGATCTCGGTTATTTTGATGAGGAAGGACAACTATTTGTGGTGGACCGTATAAAAGAGCTTATTAAATGTAAAGGATTTCAG GTTGCACCAGCAGAGCTAGAAGAGTTGCTTCTTAGCCATCCTAAAATAAAAGATGCTGCTGTTATTGG GTTAGCAGATGCTGAAGCTGGTGAGGTCCCCATTGCCTATGTTGTCCCATCATTTATCAATTCACTCACCGAAGAAGAGGTCAAGAATTTTATAGCAAAACAG GTTGCACCCTTCAAACGATTGAGGACGGTGATATTTGTTGACGATATCCCCAAGTCGGCCTCTGGAAAGATTTTGAGAAGAGAACTTAGACAGAAATTAATGTCTAAATTGTAG